A segment of the Streptomyces pactum genome:
GCAACACGCTGCTGTTCACCGTGCTGGCCCTCGTCTTCGGCTTCGCCGTGCCGTTCGTGGTCGCCCTCGTCATCAACGAACTGAGGCACGGCAAGGGATATCTGCGACTGCTGGTGTATCTGCCGGTGATGCTGCCCCCGGTCGCCGCCGTGCTGCTCTTCAAGTACCTGTACGACCCCGGCTACGGTCTGCTCAACGAGTTGTTCGGCTCGGTCGGGCTGCCCGAGCAGCAGTGGCTGCAGGATCCCGACCTCTCCATGCTCTCCGTGGTCATCGCCTCGACCTGGATGAACATGGGCGGCGCGGCCCTGATCTACCTCGCGGCGCTCCAGGGCATACCCGGTGAGCTGTACGAGGCGGCGGAACTCGACGGCGCCGGACTGCTGCGCAAGATCTGGCACGTGACGATCCCGCAGACGCGGCTCATCCTCTCGCTGATGCTGCTCATGCAGATCATCGCCACCATGCAGGTCTTCGTGGAGCCCTTCCTGCTCACCGGCGGTGCCGGCCCCGAGGGCTCGACCACCACCGTCGTCTACCTGATCTACCAGTACGCCTTCAACTTCAACGACTACGGTGCCGCGGCGGCCCTCGGCCTGCTGCTCCTCGTGCTCCTCGCCGGATTCTCGGCGGCGTACGTGAAGCTCAGCCGCGCCGAGGACGAATAGGCCGGGGGAAACCACAGATGTCCACACGCACGCTCATCTCGCCGGCGCAGCTCGCCAGGCCCCGCGGCAAGGCCCTGTACTGGGTGACGTTCGGCGGCGTCGTCACGCTGTTCACCGTGGTCTTCCTCGGCCCGATGTACTGGATGGTCTCCAGCGGGTTCAAGGACACCCAGGAAGTCGTCCGGACACCTCCGACGCTGGTTCCCGAGTCGTTCGAACCCGACAACTACTCGCAGGCCTGGAACGTCATGGACCTGGCCGGCCTGCTGGGGAACACGCTGTACTACGCGTTCGGCGCACTGGCCTTCCAACTGGTCCTCGACGTGGCGGCGGCGTACTCGCTGTCCAAGCTCCGCCCGGTCTTCGGCAAGGCCGTCCTGGGCATGATGCTGGCGACGCTGATGATCCCGGCGACGGTGCTGGTCGTGCCGCAGTACCTGACGGTGCTCGACGTGCCGGTCTTCGAACGCAACCTGCTCAACACGCCGTGGGCGATCTGGCTGCCCTCGGTGACCAACGCCTTCAACATCTTCCTGCTCAAGCGGTTCTTCGACTCGATCCCGAGGGAGCTGCTCGACGCGGCGTCCATGGACGGCGCCTCTGCGGTGCGCACCCTCTGGTCGATCGTCCTGCCCATCTCGCGGCCGATCCTCGGCGTGGTGTCCATCTTCGCGATCGTGGGCGTCTGGAAGGACTTCCTCTGGCCCATGCTGACGCTGCCCGACCCCGCCAAGCAGACGCTGAACGTCGGCATCTACTCCCTGTCCAACGGCGTGCCCGTCAACGTGCTGATCGCCGCGCTCACCATGGCCTCGCTGCCGACCCTGATCATCTTCCTGATCTTCCAGCGCCACATCATGAGCGGACTCACCGCCGGCGGCCTCAAGGGCTGAGGCCCGACCGGCTCGTCCCCGTCAACCTTCGCCGCCGGCCCGTCCGACGCCCCGCCCTGTCCGGGCCGGCGGCGAAGATCCTCCCTGCCCGAAAGGACCCTCACGTGGCAGCCCCCAACTCGCACCGCACCGACGACTGGTGGCGCGACGCCGTCATCTACCAGGTGTACCCCCGCAGTTTCGCCGACGGCGACGGCGACGGAACCGGTGACCTCGCGGGCGTCCGGGCGAGACTGCCGTACCTCGCCGAACTCGGGGTCGACGCCGTCTGGTTCACCCCCTGGTACCTCTCGCCGCTCGTCGACGGCGGCTACGACGTCGCCGACTACCGCACGATCGACCCGGCCTTCGGCACCCTCGGCGAGGCCGAGAAGCTGATCGCCGAGGCACGGGAGCTGGGCATCCGCACCCTCGTCGACATCGTCCCCAACCACGTCTCGGACCGGCACGCCTGGTTCCGGGCGGCGCTGGCCGCCGGTCCGGGCAGCGCGGAGCGGGAGCGCTTCCACTTCCGCCCCGGGCGCGGGGCGAACGGCGAACTCCCGCCCAACAACTGGCCCTCCCAGTTCTCCGGCCGTACCTGGACCCGGGTCCCGGACGGCGAGTGGTACCTCCACCTCTTCACCCCCGAGCAGCCCGACCTCAACTGGGCCCACCGCGAGGTGCGCCGGGAGCACGAGGACGTGCTGCGCTTCTGGTTCGACCGCGGTGTCGCGGGCGTGCGCATCGACTCCGCCGCCCTGCTCGCCAAGGACCCGGCGCTCGCGGACTTCGAGGAGGGCGTCGACCCGCACCCGTACATCGACCAGGACGAGCTGCACGACATCTACCGCTCCTGGCGGGCCGTCGCCGACGAGTACGGGGCCGTGTTCGTGGGCGAGGTGTGGCTGCCCGACGCGGAACGCTTCGCCCGTTACCTGCGGCCCGACGAACTGCACACCGCCTTCAACTTCAACCTCCTGTCCTGCCCCTGGGACGCGGACCGGTTGCGCCGCACCATCGACGACACGCTGGCCGAGCACGCCCCCGTCGGCGCCCCCGCCACCTGGGTGCTCTGCAACCACGACGTGACCCGCACCGTCACCCGGTACGGCCGCGAGGACACCGGCTTCGACTTCGCCAAGAAGGCCTTCGCCACCCCGACCGACCTGGCCCTCGGGACCAGGCGCGCCCGGGCCGCCGCGCTGCTGACGCTGGCCCTGCCCGGATCGGTCTACCTGTACCAGGGGGAGGAACTCGGGCTGCCCGAGGCGGACGTCCCGCTGGACCGGATCCAGGACCCGATGCACTTCCGCTCCGGGGGCACCGATCCCGGCCGGGACGGCTGCCGGGTGCCGCTGCCGTGGTCGGCCGACGCCCCGTACTGCGGTTTCGGCTCCGAGACGGAGCCCTGGCTGCCACAGCCGGCTCACTGGTCGGCGTACGCCGCGGACCGCCAGAGCGCCGACCCGGAGTCGATGCTCACGCTGTACCGCGAGGCACTGTCCCTGCGGCGCTCCACCGACGGTTTCGGTGACGGCCCCATGCGCTGGCTGCCCGCGCCGCGGGGCGTCCTCGCGTTCCAGCGCGCGGGCGGTCCGGTCTGTGTCGTCAACCTGTCCGCCGGACCGGTCGATCTGCCGGCACACGGCACGCTCCTGCTGCGCAGCGGGCCGCTCGACGCGGACGGCCGGCTGCCGCGGGACACGGCGGTGTGGCTGGGCGCCTGAGGCGATCTGGGCGGCGGTGCCCCGGCCGGTGGAGCCACCGACCGGGGCACCGCCGTCGCCGCTCGCCCCGAGGCAGGGCAGAATCGGGGGCAGGAGGCCGTGGGAGGAGGCGACGCGTGCGGGAACGACCGTGGCTGCGCGGGGTGCGCCTGATTCCCGACCCCCTCGTCGGCGGCCGCCGTACGCTCAAGGCCGCCCTGCGCCCGGTGACCGAGGCGGTGCGCGCCCGGCGCCGGCTGGCGTGGCTGAACGAGGCCGGGGTGCGCATCGGGACGACGCTGGATCTGCGGCGCACCGCCGAGGAACTGGCCGGCTTCACCGTGCCCGAACTCACCGACGGATGCGCGGTGGACCTGCTGGAGTCGGTACTGCGGTTCCAGGAGGGCGACCACTTCGAGGGGGAGACGGGGACCCCCGAGCTGAGGGCGATGGCGGTCTGCGAGATCCCCGGGCTGGACCTCGCTCCGGACCCGGTGGGCGAGGTGTCGCTCTACACCGCTGACCGGCTGGTACGCACGTGCCTGACCACCCGGAAGCCGGTTCTGATCGCCCGGATGGAGCCGTCCGACTTCCACGCCGTCGCGCCCACCCCCGAGGCGGCCCGTCTGATGCGGCGCGCGGGCGTGCACTCGTACCTCGCGGTGCCGCTGATCGCCCGGGGAGTGCTGCTGGGCCTGGCCGACTTCGTCCGGGCCGGCAGCCGGACCCCGTTCACCCGGGCCGACGTGGCACTGGCCATGGAGCTGGCGTCCAGGGCGGCCGTGTCCATCGACAACGCCCGGCTCTACGGGCGCGAGCGCGAGCACGTGGTCACACTGCAGCGGGCCCTGCTCCCCCGGTCCAGCCCGAGTACCCCAGGCCTCGACGTGTCCTCGTGCTACGACCCGGCCGTCGATCCGGCGGCCGTGGGCGGCGACTGGTTCGACGTCGTCGCGCTGCCCAGCGGCCGTACCGCGCTGATGGTGGGCGACGTGATGGGGCGCGGCCTGGCCGCCGCCGCGACCATGGGCCGGCTGCGGACGGTGGCCCGGACCCTGATGGCGCTCGACATCGCGCCCGAGCGGCTGCTGGCCCGGCTGGACCTGGCCGCCCGCGACCTGGAGGAGGACCAGGTCGCCACCTGTCTGTGCGCGGTCTACGACCCGTACGGCAGCACCTTCCGCATCGCCAGCGCCGGTCACCCGCCGCCGCTGCTGACCGGTCCCGACGGCACCGCCTCGTTCCTGGACGTGCCCGCCGGGGCTCCGCTGGGGGCCGGGGTGATCCCGTACGACCCGGTCGACTGCCCGGTGCCCGAGCGGGGCCGGCTGACGCTGTACACGGACGGTCTGATCCGGTCGCGCACCGGCGACCTCGCCACCCAGATGGAGCGGCTGCGCGAGGCGGTCGGTGACGGTGTGCCCGGGGACGGCACGGTGTGCCGGTCGGTCACCGAGCGGGTCGGCGGTGACCGGTCCGACGACGCGATCGTCCTGATCGCGGGCGCCCGGCCGCTCGGTCCGGAGGGTGAGGTGTACGTACGGACGCTGCCGCCGGACGGCAAGGCCGCGGGGCAGGCGCGGACCGCGGTGCGCGAGCAGTTGGTGAAGTGGGGCCTGGACGACCTGGTCGACTCGACGGAGCTGGTGGTCAGCGAGCTGGTCGGCAATGCCCTGCGGTACGGGAACGCCCCCGGTGAGCTGCGGCTGCTGCGGCACGAGCGGCTTTCGGTGGAGGTCTCGGACTCCGGCCCGGACCTGCCGCAGATCCAGCACGCGGACGTGAGCGACGAGAGCGGGCGCGGGCTCCAGCTCATCAACATGCTGTGCCGGCGCTGGGGCTCGTGCCGCACCCCGCGGGGGAAGGTCGTCTGGGCCGAGCAGGACCTGCCCGTGCGGGCCGGTCCGGCGGGTTCCCCGTAGCCCGCGCCGGTCCGGCCCGCTCGCACCGGCCCCCCTACGCCGCCCGTTCGGCCTTCGCCGGGGTCCGCCGTCCGAAGCGGGTGCGGTGGAGCTGGGCGTAGCGGCCGTCGGCGGCGAGGAGTTCGTCGTGGGTGCCGCGTTCCACGATGCGGCCGGCCTCCACCACCAGGATCTGGTCGGCCGCCCGGACCGTGGACAGCCGGTGCGCGATCACCAGGGCGGTCCTGCCTTCCAGTGCCTCCGTGAGGGCCTCCTGGACGGCCGCCTCGGAGGTGTTGTCGAGGTGGGCGGTGGCCTCGTCGAGGATGACGACGCGCTGGCGGGCCAGCAGCAGCCGGGCGATGGTCATGCGCTGGCGTTCACCGCCCGAGAGCCGGTAGCCGCGTTCGCCGACCACGGTGTCGAGGCCGTCGGGCAGGGACCGTACGAGGTCGGTCAGGCGGGCCCGGCGCAGCGCGTCCCACAGTTCGGTGTCGGTGGCACCGGGCCGCGCCAGCAGCAGGTTGGCGCGGACCGTGTCGTGGAAGAGGTGGCCGTCCTGGGTGACCATGCCGACGGTGTCGCGCAGTGACCGGGCGTCCAGGTCGCGGACGTCGACGCCGCCGACGCGGACGGTGCCGCCGTCGGCGTCGTACAGGCGTGGCAGCAGCCCGGCGATGGTCGACTTGCCGGCGCCGGAGGACCCGACGAGCGCGATCGTCTGGCCGGGTTCGGCGCGGAAGGAGAGGCCGTGCAGGACTTCCTCGCCGCCCCGGGTGTCCAGGGTGGCGACCTCTTCGAGGGAGGCCAGGGAGACCTTGTCGGCGGAGGGGTAGCCGAAGCGGACGTCGTCGAACTCCACGGCGACGGGACCGTCGGGGACCGGGCGGGCGTCGGGCTTCTCGTCGATGAGCGGGGCCAGGTCCAGCACCTCGAAGACCCGCTCGAAGCTGACCAGGGCGCTCATGACCTCCACGCGGGCCCCGGCGAGCGCGGTGAGCGGCGCGTACAGCCGGGTCAGGAGCAGCGCGAGCGCCACGACGGCGCCCGGGTCCAGGGTGCCGCGCAAGGCGAACCAGCCGCCGAGGCCGTAGACGAGGGCCAGGGCGAGGGCGGAGACGAGGGTGAGCGCGGTGATGAAGGCCGCCTGGGCGGTGGCGGTGCGCACGCCGATGTCGGCGACGCGACGGGCGCGGTCGGCGAACTCGGCCGACTCGTCCTCCGGGCGGCCGAACAGCTTGATCAGTGTGGCGCCGGGGGCCGAGAACCGTTCGGTCATGCGGGTGCCCATGGCGGCGTTCAGGGTGGCGGCCTCGCGCTGCATGCGGGCCATGCGGCGGCCCATGTGCCGGGCCGGGAGCACGAACACCGGGAGGAGCACCAGCGCGAGCAGGGTGATCTGCCAGGACAGGGTGAGCATGACGGCGAGGGTGAGCAGCAGCGTGACCAGGTTGCTGACCACACCCGACAGGGTGTTGCTGAAGGCCCGTTGGGCGCCGATGACGTCGTTGTTGAGTCGGGAGACCAGCGCTCCCGTACGGGTACGTGTGAAGAACGCGACCGGCATGCGCTGCACATGATCGAACACAGCCGTGCGCAGATCCAGGATGAGTCCCTCCCCGAGCGTCGCCGAGAGCCTGCGGGAGAGGATGCCGAGCACCGCCTCGGTGACCGCGATGAGCGCGATCAGCAGGGCGAGGCGTACGACAGTCGCCTCGTCGTCGCCCGACACGATCGCGTTCACGACGTTGCCGGCCAGGACGGGCGTGGCGACGGCGAGCAGCGCCGTCACCACCCCGAGCAGGACGAACCGGGTGAGGCGGCGGCGGTGCGGGCGGGCGAACGCGCCGATGCGGCGCAGCGTCGCGCGGGCGAGGGGCCTGCGCTCCTGTTCGGCGTTCATGACGCTGTGCAGTTGGGTCCAGGCCGTGGTCTCCATGCTCATGCGAGTGACGGTAGAACCTCAATCATCCTTGAGGTCAAGGGGCGGCCGCCTGCCGTCCGTAAGCCCCCGTCCGCGCGTCGGACATCCGTAGTTGGCGCGGGAGGGGGAATCTCTTGCGATGTGACAGAGGTACGACTCCCCGAGCGGCCCGTCGCCGGCCGCGTCCCCGTCCGCCGCGACGGCCGTGCCCACCTGGTCCGGCGGGTCTTGTGCGTGCTTCCGCTGCTGCTGGTCACCGTGGTCGCGGTGCGGCACCGGTCCGTGCTCGCCGAGGGTTTCGGTCACCTCGCCACCGCTCGGTGGCCCTGGTTGCTGGCCGCGGCCTGCGCGACCTGTCTGACCTGGGTCGCGGCGGCCTGTACCCGGCAGGGCGCCGTGGTGGAGCGGCTGCCGCGGCGGCGGTTGCTCGCCACGCAGTTCGCGGCGGGCGCGGCCAACCACCTGCTGCCGACGGGGCTGGGCGCGAGCGCGGTCAACCTGCGGTTCATGACGGTGTGCGGGCTGCCGCTCGCCCGTTCCTCGGCGGCTCTCGCCCTGTACCTGCTGGCGGAGAGCGTCGGCCGCGTCGCCCTGCTGGGCGTCCTGCTGATCGCGTTTCCCGACGCCCTGCGGCTCGGCACGCTGCTGCCCGAGGGGGCCGTGGGGCCGTTGCTGGTCGTGGCGGGCGCGGTGCCGGTCGTGGCGGCGGGCGTGCTCGTGCTGGCGCCACGGCTGCGTGGGGCGCTGGTCGCCTTCCTGCGGACGGCGCTCGGCGAGGCCCGCGCGGTGCACGCCCTCCCGGCGCGGGCGCTGGCGCTGTGGGGCGGCGCGTTCGCCTTCCCCGCGCTGCAGGCGGCGGTGCTGGTCCTGGTGGGGCGGGCGCTGGGGTTGCCGGTGCCGGCCGGGCACATGGCGGTGGCGTATCTGGCGGCGACGATCGCGGTCGCGCTGGTGCCCACGCCGGGCGGCATCGGTTCGGTCGAGGCGGCGCTGGTCGTGGCGCTGGTGGCGGTGGGCGGCCCGGCGGCCGTGGCCACGGCGGTGGTGCTCGCGTTCCGGCTCATGACCGTCTGGCTGCCGCTGCTGCCGGGGGCGCTGACACTGGCGGCGCTCGTACGGACGCGGGTGATCTGAGGGCGGGCGGCACGCTCAGACGACGGTGACGCGCACCGGGCCGCCCCGCGGGTCGACCCGGTGGGTCCAGCACGCCGGCAGCGTCAGGGGCCGGTCGGGCGGGACGGTACGCGGGCCCGGCTGCTCCCGGTGCAGTCGGCGGCCGTTCTGGGTGACCTGGAGGACCGGCCGGGTCAGGGGGGCCGCCGTGCGCAGGAGGTACGGGAGGCCGTCGGCCGGGGTGACGCGGTTCGGGACGATCCGGCGCAGGGGTGCGTGAGCGGTCAGGGGGACGCTCGCGGGCCACTCGGCGTCCGTGAGCCAGTCCCGTACGGCGGTCGCGGCGTAGGCGCCCTCACGGGCCGCCGTCCCCGCGCTCTCCACTGCGTGCAGCAGGCTGCCGACCGCGAAGACGCCCGGCCGCGAGGTTCGCAGGGCGCCGTCCACGCCGGGACCGCGGGTGCCGGCGTCCAGGGTCAGCGCGCCGCGCCGGGCGAGTTCGTGGTCGGGGACGAAGTCGCCGGTGAACACGACGGTGTCGCAGGGCAGCGTCGCGGTACGGCCGTCGCGGTGGCGGACGCGCACGCCCGACAGACGTCCGTGCCCGAGGAGTCCGGTGACCGTGGCACCGGTCAGGAGGGGGATGCGGCGGCGCAGGCGGGCGTCCAGGGCCCGCGCGGGCGCGGTGTGCGCCCGGGGCCGGTCGGTGACCAGGGCGACGACGTCGGCGCCCGCGGTGCGCGCGGTGTCGGCGGCGGCGTAGGAGACGTCCTCCGCTCCGACGATCACCACGCGGGTGCCGATGTGCTGTCCGTACAGGTGGACGGCCTGCTGGAGTTCGCCGGTGGTGTACACGCCGGCGGGGCGGGTGCCGGGCACCAGGCGGGCGGCGCGGGGGCGTTCGCGGGCGCCGGTGGCGAGGACGACGGCCCGGGCGGCGAGGGTCTGGGCGCCCCGGGGCCCCACGGTCGTCAGTGTGCGCGGGCCCGCCCAGTCGAGGGCGGTGACGCCGGTCCGTACGTCCGCCCCGGCGCGGACCGCCGCGTCGGCGAGGAGACGGGCGTAGGCCGGGCCGGTCAGCGCGCGCGGCCAGTTGCCGAAGCCCCGGTGCGCGCAGTGCCTCGGCACTCCC
Coding sequences within it:
- a CDS encoding carbohydrate ABC transporter permease, which translates into the protein MSAPSLTPSKAGRPRHSQPPPAGPPSPGGSFGRSLKRNLTAHGFLIGAVLCFAFFSWYPMVREFFLAFQKTDQGEVSWVGLDNLRTVFNDPAFWQAWRNTLLFTVLALVFGFAVPFVVALVINELRHGKGYLRLLVYLPVMLPPVAAVLLFKYLYDPGYGLLNELFGSVGLPEQQWLQDPDLSMLSVVIASTWMNMGGAALIYLAALQGIPGELYEAAELDGAGLLRKIWHVTIPQTRLILSLMLLMQIIATMQVFVEPFLLTGGAGPEGSTTTVVYLIYQYAFNFNDYGAAAALGLLLLVLLAGFSAAYVKLSRAEDE
- a CDS encoding carbohydrate ABC transporter permease — translated: MSTRTLISPAQLARPRGKALYWVTFGGVVTLFTVVFLGPMYWMVSSGFKDTQEVVRTPPTLVPESFEPDNYSQAWNVMDLAGLLGNTLYYAFGALAFQLVLDVAAAYSLSKLRPVFGKAVLGMMLATLMIPATVLVVPQYLTVLDVPVFERNLLNTPWAIWLPSVTNAFNIFLLKRFFDSIPRELLDAASMDGASAVRTLWSIVLPISRPILGVVSIFAIVGVWKDFLWPMLTLPDPAKQTLNVGIYSLSNGVPVNVLIAALTMASLPTLIIFLIFQRHIMSGLTAGGLKG
- a CDS encoding glycoside hydrolase family 13 protein yields the protein MAAPNSHRTDDWWRDAVIYQVYPRSFADGDGDGTGDLAGVRARLPYLAELGVDAVWFTPWYLSPLVDGGYDVADYRTIDPAFGTLGEAEKLIAEARELGIRTLVDIVPNHVSDRHAWFRAALAAGPGSAERERFHFRPGRGANGELPPNNWPSQFSGRTWTRVPDGEWYLHLFTPEQPDLNWAHREVRREHEDVLRFWFDRGVAGVRIDSAALLAKDPALADFEEGVDPHPYIDQDELHDIYRSWRAVADEYGAVFVGEVWLPDAERFARYLRPDELHTAFNFNLLSCPWDADRLRRTIDDTLAEHAPVGAPATWVLCNHDVTRTVTRYGREDTGFDFAKKAFATPTDLALGTRRARAAALLTLALPGSVYLYQGEELGLPEADVPLDRIQDPMHFRSGGTDPGRDGCRVPLPWSADAPYCGFGSETEPWLPQPAHWSAYAADRQSADPESMLTLYREALSLRRSTDGFGDGPMRWLPAPRGVLAFQRAGGPVCVVNLSAGPVDLPAHGTLLLRSGPLDADGRLPRDTAVWLGA
- a CDS encoding ATP-binding SpoIIE family protein phosphatase, yielding MRERPWLRGVRLIPDPLVGGRRTLKAALRPVTEAVRARRRLAWLNEAGVRIGTTLDLRRTAEELAGFTVPELTDGCAVDLLESVLRFQEGDHFEGETGTPELRAMAVCEIPGLDLAPDPVGEVSLYTADRLVRTCLTTRKPVLIARMEPSDFHAVAPTPEAARLMRRAGVHSYLAVPLIARGVLLGLADFVRAGSRTPFTRADVALAMELASRAAVSIDNARLYGREREHVVTLQRALLPRSSPSTPGLDVSSCYDPAVDPAAVGGDWFDVVALPSGRTALMVGDVMGRGLAAAATMGRLRTVARTLMALDIAPERLLARLDLAARDLEEDQVATCLCAVYDPYGSTFRIASAGHPPPLLTGPDGTASFLDVPAGAPLGAGVIPYDPVDCPVPERGRLTLYTDGLIRSRTGDLATQMERLREAVGDGVPGDGTVCRSVTERVGGDRSDDAIVLIAGARPLGPEGEVYVRTLPPDGKAAGQARTAVREQLVKWGLDDLVDSTELVVSELVGNALRYGNAPGELRLLRHERLSVEVSDSGPDLPQIQHADVSDESGRGLQLINMLCRRWGSCRTPRGKVVWAEQDLPVRAGPAGSP
- a CDS encoding ABC transporter ATP-binding protein — translated: METTAWTQLHSVMNAEQERRPLARATLRRIGAFARPHRRRLTRFVLLGVVTALLAVATPVLAGNVVNAIVSGDDEATVVRLALLIALIAVTEAVLGILSRRLSATLGEGLILDLRTAVFDHVQRMPVAFFTRTRTGALVSRLNNDVIGAQRAFSNTLSGVVSNLVTLLLTLAVMLTLSWQITLLALVLLPVFVLPARHMGRRMARMQREAATLNAAMGTRMTERFSAPGATLIKLFGRPEDESAEFADRARRVADIGVRTATAQAAFITALTLVSALALALVYGLGGWFALRGTLDPGAVVALALLLTRLYAPLTALAGARVEVMSALVSFERVFEVLDLAPLIDEKPDARPVPDGPVAVEFDDVRFGYPSADKVSLASLEEVATLDTRGGEEVLHGLSFRAEPGQTIALVGSSGAGKSTIAGLLPRLYDADGGTVRVGGVDVRDLDARSLRDTVGMVTQDGHLFHDTVRANLLLARPGATDTELWDALRRARLTDLVRSLPDGLDTVVGERGYRLSGGERQRMTIARLLLARQRVVILDEATAHLDNTSEAAVQEALTEALEGRTALVIAHRLSTVRAADQILVVEAGRIVERGTHDELLAADGRYAQLHRTRFGRRTPAKAERAA
- a CDS encoding lysylphosphatidylglycerol synthase transmembrane domain-containing protein, with the protein product MLPLLLVTVVAVRHRSVLAEGFGHLATARWPWLLAAACATCLTWVAAACTRQGAVVERLPRRRLLATQFAAGAANHLLPTGLGASAVNLRFMTVCGLPLARSSAALALYLLAESVGRVALLGVLLIAFPDALRLGTLLPEGAVGPLLVVAGAVPVVAAGVLVLAPRLRGALVAFLRTALGEARAVHALPARALALWGGAFAFPALQAAVLVLVGRALGLPVPAGHMAVAYLAATIAVALVPTPGGIGSVEAALVVALVAVGGPAAVATAVVLAFRLMTVWLPLLPGALTLAALVRTRVI
- a CDS encoding NAD(P)/FAD-dependent oxidoreductase, with the protein product MTRQVDVLVVGGGPAGLVAASLLAVTGVRVEVLERERRAGGVPRHCAHRGFGNWPRALTGPAYARLLADAAVRAGADVRTGVTALDWAGPRTLTTVGPRGAQTLAARAVVLATGARERPRAARLVPGTRPAGVYTTGELQQAVHLYGQHIGTRVVIVGAEDVSYAAADTARTAGADVVALVTDRPRAHTAPARALDARLRRRIPLLTGATVTGLLGHGRLSGVRVRHRDGRTATLPCDTVVFTGDFVPDHELARRGALTLDAGTRGPGVDGALRTSRPGVFAVGSLLHAVESAGTAAREGAYAATAVRDWLTDAEWPASVPLTAHAPLRRIVPNRVTPADGLPYLLRTAAPLTRPVLQVTQNGRRLHREQPGPRTVPPDRPLTLPACWTHRVDPRGGPVRVTVV